A single region of the Sorghum bicolor cultivar BTx623 chromosome 9, Sorghum_bicolor_NCBIv3, whole genome shotgun sequence genome encodes:
- the LOC8055697 gene encoding pseudo histidine-containing phosphotransfer protein 2 isoform X2, producing MDYTNLRRQIISMKKSLFDQGYLDEQFNQLEELQDDSSPNFVEEVVALFFKDSSRLLTNIEQALEKYPQDFYRLDSLVHQFKGSGSSIGALRMKNECSMFKAHCNDRNLEGCRRSLQKMKREHATLKQKLETYFHLLRQVGPPERAVNSWK from the exons ATGGACTATACGAATTTGCGGCGCCAGATCATCTCCATGAAGAAAAGCCTCTTCGATCAG GGATACCTGGATGAGCAGTTTAATCAGCTGGAAGAGCTGCAGGATGATTCAAGCCCCAATTTTGTTGAGGAAGTTGTGGCTTTGTTCTTCAAGGATTCATCAAGACTGCTGACGAACATAGAGCAAGCACT TGAGAAGTACCCTCAGGATTTCTACCGGTTGGATTCGCTTGTGCACCAGTTCAAAGGCAGTGGATCAAG CATTGGCGCACTGAGGATGAAGAATGAGTGCTCCATGTTTAAGGCCCACTGCAACGACAGGAATCTGGAAGG ATGCCGCCGGTCACTCCAGAAGATGAAGAGGGAGCATGCCACTCTGAAGCAGAAGCTGGAGACATATTTTCAT TTGCTGAGGCAAGTCGGTCCTCCAGAACGCGCGGTGAATTCATGGAAGTAA
- the LOC8055697 gene encoding pseudo histidine-containing phosphotransfer protein 2 isoform X1: MDYTNLRRQIISMKKSLFDQGYLDEQFNQLEELQDDSSPNFVEEVVALFFKDSSRLLTNIEQALEKYPQDFYRLDSLVHQFKGSGSSIGALRMKNECSMFKAHCNDRNLEGYRTLDDSSSSIPASHSLLLHLIPWLTLRCRRSLQKMKREHATLKQKLETYFHLLRQVGPPERAVNSWK, from the exons ATGGACTATACGAATTTGCGGCGCCAGATCATCTCCATGAAGAAAAGCCTCTTCGATCAG GGATACCTGGATGAGCAGTTTAATCAGCTGGAAGAGCTGCAGGATGATTCAAGCCCCAATTTTGTTGAGGAAGTTGTGGCTTTGTTCTTCAAGGATTCATCAAGACTGCTGACGAACATAGAGCAAGCACT TGAGAAGTACCCTCAGGATTTCTACCGGTTGGATTCGCTTGTGCACCAGTTCAAAGGCAGTGGATCAAG CATTGGCGCACTGAGGATGAAGAATGAGTGCTCCATGTTTAAGGCCCACTGCAACGACAGGAATCTGGAAGGGTACCGTACACTTGACGACTCTTCCTCCTCTATACCTGCATCTCATTCTTTGCTTCTGCATCTCATTCCATGGCTCACACTCAGATGCCGCCGGTCACTCCAGAAGATGAAGAGGGAGCATGCCACTCTGAAGCAGAAGCTGGAGACATATTTTCAT TTGCTGAGGCAAGTCGGTCCTCCAGAACGCGCGGTGAATTCATGGAAGTAA